The following are encoded in a window of Coregonus clupeaformis isolate EN_2021a chromosome 34, ASM2061545v1, whole genome shotgun sequence genomic DNA:
- the LOC121549655 gene encoding NEDD8 ultimate buster 1-like isoform X1 encodes MAEMHIQAKLVNLLKEDQIQLWNPPYSTEDNQAGQQHLQELAVNYAPIVCFSVSEVASALESIRSQAVKRGMRNKTYRETCVATLELLLPKDGKKDVKKKNYLETKLDVLLQDIMARIAEQYGLKYIKLILNGKTLTPEKRLDEQDVKNNSKIMVLRVSEPERKKQMVEEEKKKRTQDQSVQRTQKGFQILSERDGTDDPATTPFLEIADQKGNPLKIPHSEKKALILAMGFHEKGRALMKRKQYDAALCHLLQADDQFGKCGSMLLSTVDNYAVLQLDIVWCYRALEALSCLDDGKQRLQRAEDCFLKCYGEQQQRLMQIKGNTGREEVLFLRLYLLQSLLAYLDGNEHQATQKLMRVEDLYGRLCLDPGKMTGLMGLGFSEQEARLGLRACHGNVDEAALHITHRRQEREEMKQIERERRRRRMEGLATLRELGYSKRDAARALHQADGDMDRAYGILLESTQAESAAVTNHDTELPIDQSKVEQLLYLGFELEAAEAALRLTGGDVQGATQLLLDNQGVLPPELLSPSPPSSLSEEPSTSSESAGRTHMNTSSGSQGEDPMDVDLVNEVLEDIPRHEEDYLDLTLEEESEVIAQMKSYLHKNCASSS; translated from the exons ATGGCAGAGATGCATATTCAGGCAAAGCTGGTAAATCTTTTAAAAGAAGATCAGATTCAGCTCTGGAACCCACCGTACTCCACAGAAGACAACCAGGCAGGACAGCAACATCTGCAG GAGCTTGCAGTGAACTATGCACCCATTGTGTGCTTCTCGGTGTCTGAAGTGGCGAGTGCCTTGGAGAGCATCCGATCCCAAGCAGTAAAGCGAGGAATGAGAAACAAGACCTACAGAGAGACATGTGTGGCCACGTTGGAACTCCTTCTGCCTAAAGACGGGAaaaag GATGTCAAGAAGAAGAACTATTTGGAGACTAAACTGGATGTCCTTCTACAAGATATTATGGCTAG GATTGCTGAACAATATGGACTCAAATACATCAAGTTAATTTTGAATGGGAAGACACTGACTCCTG AGAAGCGTCTGGATGAACAGGACGTGAAGAACAACAGTAAGATTATGGTTCTGCGGGTGAGTGAGccggagagaaagaaacagatggtggaggaggagaagaagaagagaaccCAGGACCAGAGTGTCCAGAGAACCCAGAAGGGCTTCCAGATCCTCTCAGAGAGAG atggcaccgatgacccagccACGACACCATTCCTAGAGATTGCTGATCAGAAGGGGAACCCTCTGAAAATACCTCACAGTGAGAAAAAG GCTCTGATTCTAGCCATGGGGTTCCATGAGAAAGGGCGCGCTCTGATGAAGAGGAAACAGTACGACGCTGCTCTGTGCCACCTGCTGCAAGCTGACGACCAGTTTGG taagtGTGGCTCCATGCTCCTGAGCACGGTGGACAACTATGCAGTACTGCAGCTGGACATCGTGTGGTGCTACAGAGCCCTGGAGGCGCTCTCCTGCCTAGACGACGGCAAGCAGAGGCTGCAGAGGGCCGAGGACTGCTTCCTCAAGTGCTACGGAGAGCAGCAGCAGAGGCTGATGCAGATCAAG GGAAACACAGGACGAGAGGAGGTGCTGTTCCTCAGGCTGTACCTCCTACAGAGCTTACTGGCGTACCTGGATGGTAACGAACACCAGGCCACACAGAAGCTAATGCGG GTGGAGGACCTGTATGGGCGTCTGTGTCTGGACCCAGGGAAGATGACAGGGCTGATGGGTCTGGGTTTCTCTGAGCAGGAGGCCCGTCTGGGCCTGAGGGCCTGCCATGGCAACGTAGACGAGGCCGCGCTGCACATCACCCACAGGAGACAG gagagggaggagatgaaacagattgagagggagaggaggaggaggcgtaTGGAGGGCCTGGCCACCCTCCGAGAGCTGGGTTACTCCAAGAGAGACGCTGCCCGGGCCCTCCATCAGGCAGACGGAGACATGGACAGAGCCTATGGG ATTCTTCTAGAGTCCACCCAGGCGGAGTCTGCTGCTGTAACCAACCACGACACAGAGCTCCCCATAGATCAATCCAAGGTTGAGCAG CTGTTATACCTGGGCTTTGAGCTGGAGGCTGCCGAGGCTGCTCTGAGGCTGACGGGGGGAGACGTGCAGGGGGCCACCCAGCTGCTGCTGGACAACCAGGGGGTCCTGCCCCCCGAgctgctctccccctctcccccctcctcactgTCCGAGGAGCCCAGCACCTCCTCAGAGTCCGCAGGTAGGACTCACATGAACACAA GCTCTGGGAGCCAAGGGGAGGACCCTATGGACGTGGACCTGGTGAATGAGGTGCTGGAGGACATCCCCCGACACGAAGAAGACTACCTGGACTTGACCCTGGAGGAGGAGAGCGAGGTCATAGCCCAGATGAAGTCCTACCTCCACAAGAACTGTGCCTCCTCCAGCTAA
- the LOC121549491 gene encoding uncharacterized protein C9orf152, whose product MNQDIALLREQYNCTKEKQKRQTPVVLFRQVSADDAAEISGKALVNVVLVNQEMKSTPERKRSVSEAEIDFVGDLERTPWHTHLGIHRRTNGIIAPHPNPTITGSNSSSLTSLSEDCPETSSDKVLGDSTSIHSEELSTSNSISGSRKFSAPAVLSRQLSFGGQRPPLLSFSPLHHYPFPQRKGPKKSEAARRLGMYSSF is encoded by the exons ATGAACCAGGATATTGCACTTTTGAGAGAACAGTACAACTGCACTAAAGAGAAACAAAAGCGCCAGACCCCGGTGGTTTTATTCAGACAAG TATCAGCTGATGATGCAGCAGAGATCAGTGGGAAAGCCCTGGTCAATGTGGTTCTGGTCAACCAGGAGATGAAGAGCACACCTGAGAGGAAGAGGTCGGTGTCAGAGGCTGAGATTGATTTTGTTGGGGACCTTGAGAGAACCCCATGGCACACACACTTGGGAATCCACCGACGGACCAACGGTATCATAGCACCTCATCCAAACCCCACAATCACCGGCAGCAATTCTTCGAGTTTGACTTCGCTATCTGAGGACTGTCCTGAGACGTCCAGTGACAAAGTCTTGGGGGATTCTACTTCTATCCATTCTGAAGAGTTGAGTACCAGTAACAGCATTTCAGGCTCCCGGAAGTTCTCAGCCCCAGCCGTTTTGTCCAGACAACTGAGTTTTGGGGGCCAGCGGCCGCCTCTGCTCTCCTTCAGCCCCCTTCACCACTACCCCTTCCCCCAGAGAAAAGGGCCCAAGAAGTCAGAGGCTGCCAGGAGACTTGGGATGTACTCATCATTCTGA
- the LOC121549656 gene encoding gamma-crystallin N-B, producing the protein MSQYSGKITFYEGKCFTGRQLEVRGDCDNFQDRGFMNRVNSIRVESGAFCCFDHPDFKGQQYILEHGEYPEFQRWNSHNDHMGSCKPIKMHGEHYRMELFEACNFSGQCVEICDDCPFLQSRGFSKNCINSIKVYGDGAWVMYEEPNFRGRMYIVERGDYCSHNEWQAENPNIQSIRRVVNYF; encoded by the exons ATGTCGCAGTATTCTGGAAAG ATCACCTTCTATGAGGGAAAATGCTTCACCGGCAGGCAGCTGGAGGTCAGGGGCGACTGCGATAACTTCCAGGACCGTGGCTTTATGAACCGCGTCAACTCCATCCGCGTGGAGAGCGGCGCCTTCTGCTGCTTCGACCACCCCGACTTCAAGGGACAGCAGTACATCCTGGAGCACGGCGAATACCCTGAGTTCCAGCGTTGGAACAGCCACAATGACCACATGGGCTCCTGCAAGCCCATCAAGATG CACGGTGAGCACTACAGAATGGAACTGTTCGAGGCCTGTAACTTCTCCGGCCAGTGTGTGGAGATCTGTGACGACTGCCCCTTCCTGCAGAGCCGTGGCTTCAGCAAGAACTGCATCAACTCCATCAAGGTCTACGGAGATGGAGC CTGGGTGATGTATGAGGAGCCCAACTTCCGTGGCCGCATGTACATTGTAGAGAGAGGAGACTACTGCAGTCACAACGAGTGGCAGGCCGAGAACCCCAACATCCAGTCCATCCGTAGAGTGGTCAACTACTTCTAA
- the LOC121549655 gene encoding NEDD8 ultimate buster 1-like isoform X2, with translation MAEMHIQAKLVNLLKEDQIQLWNPPYSTEDNQAGQQHLQELAVNYAPIVCFSVSEVASALESIRSQAVKRGMRNKTYRETCVATLELLLPKDGKKDVKKKNYLETKLDVLLQDIMARIAEQYGLKYIKLILNGKTLTPEKRLDEQDVKNNSKIMVLRVSEPERKKQMVEEEKKKRTQDQSVQRTQKGFQILSERDGTDDPATTPFLEIADQKGNPLKIPHSEKKALILAMGFHEKGRALMKRKQYDAALCHLLQADDQFGKCGSMLLSTVDNYAVLQLDIVWCYRALEALSCLDDGKQRLQRAEDCFLKCYGEQQQRLMQIKGNTGREEVLFLRLYLLQSLLAYLDGNEHQATQKLMRVEDLYGRLCLDPGKMTGLMGLGFSEQEARLGLRACHGNVDEAALHITHRRQEREEMKQIERERRRRRMEGLATLRELGYSKRDAARALHQADGDMDRAYGILLESTQAESAAVTNHDTELPIDQSKVEQLLYLGFELEAAEAALRLTGGDVQGATQLLLDNQGVLPPELLSPSPPSSLSEEPSTSSESAGSGSQGEDPMDVDLVNEVLEDIPRHEEDYLDLTLEEESEVIAQMKSYLHKNCASSS, from the exons ATGGCAGAGATGCATATTCAGGCAAAGCTGGTAAATCTTTTAAAAGAAGATCAGATTCAGCTCTGGAACCCACCGTACTCCACAGAAGACAACCAGGCAGGACAGCAACATCTGCAG GAGCTTGCAGTGAACTATGCACCCATTGTGTGCTTCTCGGTGTCTGAAGTGGCGAGTGCCTTGGAGAGCATCCGATCCCAAGCAGTAAAGCGAGGAATGAGAAACAAGACCTACAGAGAGACATGTGTGGCCACGTTGGAACTCCTTCTGCCTAAAGACGGGAaaaag GATGTCAAGAAGAAGAACTATTTGGAGACTAAACTGGATGTCCTTCTACAAGATATTATGGCTAG GATTGCTGAACAATATGGACTCAAATACATCAAGTTAATTTTGAATGGGAAGACACTGACTCCTG AGAAGCGTCTGGATGAACAGGACGTGAAGAACAACAGTAAGATTATGGTTCTGCGGGTGAGTGAGccggagagaaagaaacagatggtggaggaggagaagaagaagagaaccCAGGACCAGAGTGTCCAGAGAACCCAGAAGGGCTTCCAGATCCTCTCAGAGAGAG atggcaccgatgacccagccACGACACCATTCCTAGAGATTGCTGATCAGAAGGGGAACCCTCTGAAAATACCTCACAGTGAGAAAAAG GCTCTGATTCTAGCCATGGGGTTCCATGAGAAAGGGCGCGCTCTGATGAAGAGGAAACAGTACGACGCTGCTCTGTGCCACCTGCTGCAAGCTGACGACCAGTTTGG taagtGTGGCTCCATGCTCCTGAGCACGGTGGACAACTATGCAGTACTGCAGCTGGACATCGTGTGGTGCTACAGAGCCCTGGAGGCGCTCTCCTGCCTAGACGACGGCAAGCAGAGGCTGCAGAGGGCCGAGGACTGCTTCCTCAAGTGCTACGGAGAGCAGCAGCAGAGGCTGATGCAGATCAAG GGAAACACAGGACGAGAGGAGGTGCTGTTCCTCAGGCTGTACCTCCTACAGAGCTTACTGGCGTACCTGGATGGTAACGAACACCAGGCCACACAGAAGCTAATGCGG GTGGAGGACCTGTATGGGCGTCTGTGTCTGGACCCAGGGAAGATGACAGGGCTGATGGGTCTGGGTTTCTCTGAGCAGGAGGCCCGTCTGGGCCTGAGGGCCTGCCATGGCAACGTAGACGAGGCCGCGCTGCACATCACCCACAGGAGACAG gagagggaggagatgaaacagattgagagggagaggaggaggaggcgtaTGGAGGGCCTGGCCACCCTCCGAGAGCTGGGTTACTCCAAGAGAGACGCTGCCCGGGCCCTCCATCAGGCAGACGGAGACATGGACAGAGCCTATGGG ATTCTTCTAGAGTCCACCCAGGCGGAGTCTGCTGCTGTAACCAACCACGACACAGAGCTCCCCATAGATCAATCCAAGGTTGAGCAG CTGTTATACCTGGGCTTTGAGCTGGAGGCTGCCGAGGCTGCTCTGAGGCTGACGGGGGGAGACGTGCAGGGGGCCACCCAGCTGCTGCTGGACAACCAGGGGGTCCTGCCCCCCGAgctgctctccccctctcccccctcctcactgTCCGAGGAGCCCAGCACCTCCTCAGAGTCCGCAG GCTCTGGGAGCCAAGGGGAGGACCCTATGGACGTGGACCTGGTGAATGAGGTGCTGGAGGACATCCCCCGACACGAAGAAGACTACCTGGACTTGACCCTGGAGGAGGAGAGCGAGGTCATAGCCCAGATGAAGTCCTACCTCCACAAGAACTGTGCCTCCTCCAGCTAA